From Equus przewalskii isolate Varuska chromosome 2, EquPr2, whole genome shotgun sequence:
TTGTTTGAATTTCCcaagctttattattattattaattattattattattatttgctcgCCACTCTTCTTGCAAGCTACTTCTTCCTTCTGGGTTTATTTCCTGGGTTTTCCAGGTTGTTTTAATCTGGTATCTTGCCTGATCCCCATGGTGCCtttaaatggttttttaaaactgGTACTTTGGTTGCATCCAtagtcatatttttctttttgttctcaatAGTGTGTATTTTGTGCtaatgatttgtttattttattaaggcTTTTGAAAGAATTAGTTCAACTTTTCGTTGTTTTCCGCCTCActgctttctgttttatttttcttactgccTTTCTTCTACTCTCTCTGGGTTTTCCGATGATCTCTTCCTAAAGTCTCTAAATGGAGGCTTAACTCACTTCTCGCCAATCCgttttgttttcaataaatgtatttCAGGCTTTAATTTTCCTTCCAAGTTCCACTTTAGCTTATTGTTATTCAGTTTTAAATATCTTATCATTTCCATTATAGTGTTGTCTGTATCCTatgaatatttagaaatgaattttttttttttggtgaggaagattgtccctgagctaacgtctgcaccattcttcctctattttgtgcgtgggacacagccacagcatggctggacgagcagtgtgtaggtctactcCTGGGATCTGGGTCTGTGAACCCCCAGCCGCAGAAGCatagcgcacagacttaacccctgcaccaccaggctagcccctagAAATGAGTTTTTAAGTTAACAAACATATTAGATTTCCTTGGACAACTTTTTATGGTTGGttcctaattttattatattGGGATTAGAGAACATGATTGAATGatattgattctttgaaaaaattttagaCTTCTTTTATGACCACAtatgtggtattttaaaaaatgttccgTGTGAGCTTGAAAACAATGGCTATTCTGTGTGTGGGAGTGTAAAGTTCATGTTTATCTGGTCGATGAAGCTCCTTATTTATATGGTTCAAACTTCCGTATCCTTAGTAACGACTTGCTACTTCATCCAttggttttaagaaaatttacttaaaatttcccatttgtttataGATTCGTGACTTTCTCCTTACAATCCTGCCAGGTTTGCTCTCTCTGTTTCACTAAAACAATGGAAGTTCATGAAGCCTAGAAGTTCAAGACTGGTATATCTTGGCAGATGCTCCCTTTTACGAGAGTATTGACCAAGCTCAGACTGCTCTTACAAAAGACCCTAAAATAACAGTGGTTTAaataagatagaagtttattCTTGTTCCTTTAAAAGTCCACAGTCACGGTTCCTGTGGGATTTGGTAAACCGGGAGCcaggagatgagagggagggaagagagtgagGGTGAGGTATTCACCCTCCAGCTCCTCCACTAGGAGGTCACCTCTGCTCTAGGCGACTCTCCCCATCAGAGTGCTGGTCACCTCCCCGCCCCTCGCCCTGCAGGCCTAGAGGAGTGAGAGCTATGTGGCTACGAGCCCAGAGTCCTGCACGCTCTCGTGCTCCTCTAGGCCCTGCTTGTCTGCCCAGAGTCTCCTAATTAAAGCGCACCATCCTGTTGGGACCCAAGTGATGCAGGCTGGCATCTCGTTTTTAAAAGTCATTGATTCCGAACGCCTTTAGGCAAGTGTGCGCCCTCCAATCCATGCTGGACAcaggccccacccctgccttTTCTGACACTCCTGGCTCACTCTTGTATCTGCCTCCCTGCAAAGACATTTGAGGCTGAGACCCTGGGTTAAAGGCCCCAGGCTAAGACGGCCACCACATCCAGGTCTCCAGAGCACCATCCTGTCATGGGGAAAGGAACTACTCACAGCCCATCAGTAACACCCACCTTGTCTGTCTCGACACAGGCTCAGCTTGCCCACTGGGTCCGTGGCCAGAACTGCCTCTCCCTGGACCAGCTCAGCATCTCAGGGCCAGAGGGGCTCGGCTTTGTCTGAGGATGCTTTACTACTTTAGATGGGTCAATACTTTCACCTAGTGCCTGTCAGTTTCTGCAGGACCCAGAGTCGGGCTGGCCCTTTAAGGTGACTTTGCACACCTCTGCTGATTCGCTAGGTCCCAATTTCTTCATCTAACTCTCGGTGAGCCCAGCTTGTTTCCCTCATTTCCTCATTCTTAGGGAAATCCTCAGTCTAGAGACACAGAGATAGCGGAGGTCACTGTTCCCAtgttacagacagggaaactgagcttcagagtGGAAAGTGAGCTTCAGGGAGTCCAGCGGAGCTGGAATTTGAGCCTGGGTCTGTGTGACTCTGAGTTAGGGGCTTTCCAAGGGAGGCCTGTGTGTGCTGCGGGGGACAGGGGAGCCAGAGTGGAGGCATGAGCGGAGGACAATGCCACAGGTGGGGAAGCCTCAAAGCCAAGCTCGGACCCTCTCCCCGCTGGGCTAGGGCACAATATCTGGCTGAGAGGTGTGGAGGGAGCACCACAGCAATGAGTTGGCCTCTGAAGTCCGACATTCTGAGATCCTTTCCCAGTTCTGCCCCTGCCTGCTTTGTCCCCTTGGCCTATCTCCAGGCCTCCCAGAGCAGTTAGAGGACTCAACCAGGGGGTGTGTGCAAAAGCGGCGTTCATCGCAGCCGATCTGTTCAGGGAGTCTGCACAGGTCCCTTCTCTGCCGCCTCTCTCTGCTGCGGCAGGGCGGAGTGTGGATGCAGCCAGCAGGGGGCCCTGCTGCCGAGGCCGCCAGCGCCTCTGGGCCCTGCACCACATTCACTCGTTCCTCCATCCTCCCAGCAAACAGCTCTCGTGTCTTTTTGGTACCCAGGAGCATTTTGGGCAATTCCAAGAGCAGAGACGGGAGGCTCAGCCCGTGCTGGAGAAGCCTACAGTCAGGAAGAGGCACTGTGATGGAGAAGGTGGGGTGGGAGCGGGAGCTCAGAGGACGGACGATGACgtgcagaggaggcaggaaggcttCTCGGAGGAGGAGGCTTTTGAAGGTGACTTTCCAGGAGGAGCGGCGGTTTGGCTCCCACTCTGCAGACCCTCACacctccctgcagccccaggcAGAGTCTCCCTGAGTGTTCATCACCCCCATGCCTCCACCCAGGTCACCAGCTTCTGTGAGCCCCGAACTCCATGTCCCAGCCCTCCGTGCACAGAGCTGGAGGCCAAAGAGCCTGCTCGGGTGCGAGATGGAGAGGAGCCAAGTGTGCACCTGcacagaggggagagaaagcCCAGGCTCTGGAGCCTGACACGTGGGGTTCCTACACTCCCTAGCCACGTGTCCTTGGGCGAGTCACCTCCCTTTCCTTCGCCCCCCACGCCCAGCCTCCGTTTCCTCTGTAAATGGGGGTAACAACAGTCCTCACCTATACAGCGCATGTCTCCAGTGTGGCGCTCTCGGCACCCATCTCTCTGATCTATAAACTGGCGTGTTCTGTGAACCGTCTCATCGCATCCCCTGGTGGGGACCACGCCGTGCCCCCTGCGGCGGGACGTTCCCCTGGAAGGGCTGCTCAGACTCAGCTTTGCTCTGCTTTGGGAAGAGACTGCCTTGGGTGTTTGTGTCAGAGCCACAGAATTTTCACGAAGTGGGTGGAATTCTAGAAAAGTTATCTCCCAGGGCTCAGGAATGAGTCatccggggcgggggggggggggggggtgggaggagaaatcCCTCACTGCTCAACCTGCAAAGGGGATCTCTCCGGCTTAACGCACACATTCGGCGGAAGCCCAGTCTGTATCCAGCTCCACCGTTTACGAGCTGTGTGACTGACAAGTCAcacccctccctgagcctcggtcTCCTTGTCCGTCAAATGACAACAACAGGAGTCCCAGGCTGTTGTGGACATATTTCTGTCATTTGTTCAATTTCTCCAGACAGCCTTCTCCCTCTCTGGGGATCTCCTTCTCCTCCAAACTCTGGTTCAGCAAGGGCTGTCTGGCTTCCATGATCCTGTCCCTTGGCTACACGTGACTGGCCCACAGGTGGACACCTGATTAGAGCCAGGCCAATCAGAAGCCTTCCCTGTtctattcagttttattttgaatcAGAACTAAGAAAACAGCTGTGGGCTGAGAAGCTCAGGAGTTGTCATCGGCCACGTGTCCTTCCTCATGGCAGAGTTAGTCTGTGGAaagaaaggcaggagagagagagagtcagcagTCCTGGCAGGATTTGGGTCCCTGGTTCCAGCTGTGCCTGGGCCCACTAGCCCTGCCCACAGTCTGGAAGTTCACCCCTCCCTTAGATTCTGAGAGTCACCTCGCTGGTTGGCATTGGTTTCTATAGATATACGGTCTCACAAGGATGTGCGTGGGATAAAATGAGCTAAAGTGTGTGAAGCGCTCAGCTTAAGGCCTGGCCCACTGCAGGCTCAGTGGGCATGAATTCCTTTCCCTTAATGGGCACCAGGGAAGGATGGGGGTTTGGCAAGACACCAGGAAGATGTGAGGCATTAGCCCTCGTGAAGTAATGTAACTCAGCAGCTCCTGGGAAACTGGAATCAGGTGCCTTGGGACCCCTGCAGAGCCCCAAAGGAGACCAGAATGAAGGCCCAAGCAGAGTATTTGGTGGAGAGGAAAGGATAGggctaagaaaaaaattcctgccCTATCCATTTGTGGAAGGAAAAATTGTCAACAGGTACTCCCTCTGTGCCAGGGATGTATGCTGGGGTCCCTGGAGGCCCATCTTCTGGATGGGTGCCAGGAAAGGCTTTCCAGAGAAGGGACATCTGAGCTGGGTTTtgagggatgagtaggagtttgctaAACAGGGAAGGGACATTGGACTATCACTATCAATCAACCACTACTATTAGTACAGAGCTGATGAGTACGGGGATTCTGaccacctgggtttgaattctgcctCAACCAATCTTCATACTCTTCTATGCTTCTGTTCCTTATTTGCAAAAGGGAATAGGGATTTGCTTTTagtattaagtgagataatatatgtaaagcactcagAAAAATGCTCTGGCAGAAAGCTGTGGTTAAGCACTCAGTGAATGTTTAGCTCAGCAAAGCCTTGACATCATCAAATGCAATCCACTTAAAATGATTATAGCTCTCCCCATTTACTGAGCCCTTAATAAGTTCTAAGCATGGTGCTAAATGCTTAGCATGCTTTGTCTCActgaatcctcccaacaactcCAGGAGGAGAGTACTATTATCCCCGTCAAAGATAGAAAaacagaggctctgagaggtcagGATTCTCGAGTCTGTGTGGAACAAACACAGCAGGGGTTCAAACCCAGTATTATCTAAGGACCCTGGCCCTtggcccagagagagggagggaatagCCTGAGAACACACAGCAAGGGGCTGGGGTGCCAGACTCAAGGGCAGTAATCTGGTGGGGGGCCCTCGAGGTCTGCCTCCCTCTTTATAACAACACGTCTGTTACCAGCATCCGAGAACCAGGAGCAGTGATGGAGGTTACTGAGGGACCAGCTAAGCCcttcccagccccgcccccccccccccccccccgcaccctTTCCCACTCCAGGGCGGGCCCAGGCGGGCCTGGGGCTCCCTGGCCCGGGAACAGGGCTAAGGAAGGGCCTGGCGGCTGGCCGCACCCCtgttcccctcccttccccaccccccattgCTTCCGTCAAAGGTCCTTGTAGAAAATTCCAGCCGCGCCCGCCCAGCCCCTGGACTGGGTTTTTCCAGTGGGGTGGGAGCAGCAGGGCACGTCCCAGCGGCCGGCGAAGGCCCCGGAGTGGGTGGCGAGCAGGCAGCCCCCACGGCCCCTGCTCGGGGCTCCAGGCCCGTCGTTGTCCCCAGGGCCCCCGGCCAGCCTTGGCTCTTGGGGACGGGCGGGCCTTCCGAGGGAGCCGGCTCGGGACGTCCTGGCAAACAGGAAATGAGACAAAGGCAGTCGCTTATCGAGCCCCCGCATTCCTTTCAGGTGATGCCCCAGTGGCCCGGGGGACACGGCTGTCCTTGAGGGGCTGCCCGCCAGGGAGGAAGGACCTCTGAGCCGCTCCCCTCCGTGACTCAGGCTACCCCTGCCTTCCAGtcagccgggggtgggggtgaggaggattCCTGCCGTGGGAGccctccccacacaccctccCTGGGCTTTTGAAAGGAAGGGACACCATGGTGACATCTGTTCCTAGAGGGATGGGCTGGGGCCGAGTCTtaggagggaaggggaagaggaagacaggTCACATTCACTCAACCATCCCACAACTGTAATGCCACCTTCTATCAGGGCACAGATGTGGGTACCAGGACCCACTAATGAACCAGAcccagtccttgccctcaagggaTGTCCTACAGAGGAGGTAGGTAGACGCCCAGATGAGTGAAACACTGGGTGGAAGGGCAGGGTGCAGATGAGCTCAGGGAGGGCCTGTCTGCGCCgtgctgggtggggctggggtgctTTGGAGAAGCACGGGTCCCTTGCCCAGCCCCTGGCGCATCAGCAGCCCTCCACAGGTACTGTCTGAACGAAGGAATCCTGGCGTTAGCTTTGAAATAGCAGTGGGACAAGGGGTGGGTGGAACGGAAGGGCACAGGGACTaggggaacagcatatgcaaatgTCCGATGGTCCGCATGAGTACTGGCATGGCGGAGCCGTGAGGACTCTGCAGGTGCCTGGGCACTGGGTGAAGAAGCTGGTGAGGAGGCCCACGGGGTAGGTTCTGATGGCCTTGAAAGCTAGACTGAGGCCTGGGGTTATTTTGCTGGCACtgagaggctggggaggtggggtagAGAGAGGGCTCGGAGAggcaggcccagcccagcccagggtcaGCGGAAGGAGAGGGGGGACCCCTTCGCCTGGGTGGCTTGGAGAGGCTGATCTGCGGAGACAGGGGCTCCAGCTTCTGTGGGGCTGTGCCCCCCTTGCCTGCTGGGCACTGGCGCCAGTTCTGCCGATTGGTGGGTTGGGCTACCCCCTCAGGCGGCGCTGACTCagcgtctgaaaggtggttcccaCAGCCCACATCTCCCTGGGAGCCAAAGGCTATGCCATCCATGCCCCTCCTCCAAGTGGGTCAGTGCCCAGGGCCACTGACAGGCTGAATGGAGGCTAAGATTCCTAGTCCACCCACCCCTGCCAACCCGCAAGGCCTCAGGCAGTCCTTTCTGCTGTCTAACCACACACCACCCCAACTGGGATGGCTTTCCACTCCCAGAGGTCCCAAGGTGTGATAGTTATCAATACttcgtttttattttaaaacagtgaaaagaaaaataaatatctttgaagAATAAGAGTACAGGGGtagggaggtggggctggagactTGGGGGTGTCCTGGCTTCGGTGGTCTTGCGCGGGGGTGCCAGGGGCCTGGGATCTGCAGGCCGGCTCCTCCCAGCCAGGTCCTGCCCCGTCCCCGCTGGGAGGTCCGGGGGCTCCGCCACCCTCGCCTGCCCGGGGCTCCAGGCGGGGCGCTGCGTCAGCGGAACCCGCGGCGGATTAGACCCGTGGCGCCCGCTGCGCCCCCAGCTCCggcgggcgcgcggggcggggggcgccgCCCCACCGGGGCTCTTCTGTCTGCAGGCCCGGCGTGGTGACCGCGGCCTCAGTGGTGCCCCATGTCCTCCATGCCCACGCGGCCCCAGACGCCCAGCACGAAGCTCTCGATGTCGCACTCGTTGGCACCACGCACGATGCGGAAGTGGCCCCTCTCgccccaggctgggccccaggagTTGGCGGCCGTCTGGGAATGAGGAGGGGTCGTGAGAAGGGGACTGGGAgtaaagggaggaggaggggagggtcgGGACCGGCGACAGCGCGGCCGGGCACGCGGCGGAGGGACTCACCCAGTATTTGAGCGTCCTTCCGTCTGGCAGcgtctcctctccccacctgcgGGGCGGAGTCGGGAGGGGAAGGACGCTGACTCCACCAGCTCTCAGGGGCTCAACCCCCCTGGGGCCTTCCCTATCCAGGCCCCTGTTGCCTTTGGCGACAGTGGGTACACCCTTAGGACTTGGATGGGTCTCCGTCCCTCTCTGCACTTCCCCCAGTCTGCATGTCTCTAAGTCTGTGTATGCGCCCAGGGTGGGGGAAGGCACCAAAGGGACAGCTGGAGGGGCCAGGCAGAAAAGGAGGGACCCTGGGACTCCACCCTCCAGGGACCCACACCCTGGGGACCAGTTCTGTGGGGACTCACACAtttgcctgccctccctcctcactTGGGGTGCTAGGGACCAGAAGGAAGAGACTCAGAGAACGTGGGTATCTTAAAACCCCAAACTCCCACTGCAAAGTACCTTTCATTGGTTGGACAATTGGAATCGGTGACTCTAGCATCTCCCCTTATATCAGGTGGGGAAACAGGGCTGGGGGAGTGAGTCAGGCAGAGTCCCGACAGGTGCCGAGATGGGGGGAGGTCTTGCAGTTCTTGAATCCTTGTGTCTCTTTCACTGGGGCTCATTTTATCCCAGTGTGTAAGGAAAGAACACTTCCTAGAACACCTTAAAGGCCCCCAACTCTCGGTACGACCCAAGACGAGTCCGTCCTCTTTTTGAGTCTCGGggtggcttcctcctctttgaaatgGGCCTTTGCGGAGAGATGGTGAGGACTCAAGGCAGGCTCAGAGCCCTCAGCCCCCTCTGCCCACCAAGCCCCTCACCCTGTGATCTTGACCGAGTGGGTCCCATGCCGGCGGTAGCGTTCCGGCCTCCCATGGCTCACTGGCGTGTGGCTGTAGACGCCGCCCTGGTACAGGAAGAAGTCCTCGTGCACCTCCAtgagggctgtgggcagaggtcagagtgGGGCTGGCTCCGCCTGTTAGCACAGGCACCcatgcccaggccccagggcacTCATCCTCTCTCGGGAGCAAGACTCGAAGTGCCTCTTCCGGTGCTGCTCGAGAGAAGGGGACAAGATCCCCCACTCCCGGCCCCAGGGGACCTGCTGCTCAATGCCGTACAGATTGCTTGTGCTGCTGTGCCCAGTCTCAAGCAGGCACGAGCTTCTGGAaccagggggcaggaggaggggcatTTACCTTGGACAGGGCCGTTCTCCATCAGCTCCTTCATGATCTCCTTCTCCTGGAGGGAGGCGGTGGGGAGGAGAGGATTCATCATGGGGGAGGCTCCAGCCTGTGGCTAACCTCCCAGCTCTCCgccctctgccccccacccaaGAGCAGACTTACACTGGAGCCGAGGCGGTAGGCAGGAGTGACCTGGTAGATGTCATTGGTGTGGACACGGCTATTGGGACAGTGGGCAGTGGCCTGGCGCTTGCCCCGACCCATGGCCCGACTGTGCATCATGCagcggggggcggggccagccTCATCCCGCTCACGACCGGAGAAGGGGTAGCAGTGGTTAGACACAACCCtggtggggcagcaggagggagcgACAGCAGAGTGAGCACGGTGCGCCACCGCCCGGGCCTGGCCTGCAGGATGCTTCCTAAGAGCCCCGCTTCGTGCCCTCGTACCCTGCCCACTGCCCCCTGCTGCTCACCCTCTACGTCGCAGGAACCACCAGGCGCCATCAAGATGCCCGCCGCGGCAGCCCTGCTGGTTGTGCGTGTCACAAGACAGCAGGTTCTGGGGTGACAGGACGGGTGTCATGTGCCCCAGAGAATGGATTGAGACGCGATCCGATGCCACggctggtgggggaggcagaggggccaTCAGGGGGCTCAGGCCTTGGTGCCCCTTTCCCACCACGCCAGCCCCCGACCTTGGACAGACCTGCAGTGGAGAATGCCCAGGAGCCCGCACAGTTGCCCTGGTCGAGAGGCTCATGAATCAGGTTGGGCCACTTCTCAGAGGCCTCGAAGGCTGTGGGTAGCACCTCCCCTGGGCCCAGCACGGTCTGCAAAGCAAAGGTCATTctgtctgcctcctgcctctgacCCGACCTGACCCTCAGGAGCCTGGTGGCATGGGAGGGCTACCAAGAGTCCAGGGCCTCCTGCAGCCCTCCTGATCCTGAGCCCTCCTGCTGAGAGATTCCAGCAGCCTCCACGCTGACTCAAGTGGAAGATCCAGGCACCATTTAGTGCCTCTCTAGTGTCAGGTAGGAGGTGACTAGTTTTAAAGATGGGACAACGGAGGCCAGGAACAGGGAAGTGGCCAGGCCAAGGTCACCCCACTTTCCAGCCTCAACTTGTGCCTCATTCCTGCTTTGCGGCTTCTGATCTGCCTCATCCTTCTTCCCACCAGGACCTTGGGCTTCAGGCCCcaaagggcaggggagggaagaagcaGAAAGGTCTCGTGACCAGGCAGGCTGCCAAGGTAAACAGCAGGAGGCAGAAAATAGCAGAGGCCCAGGGGAGTAAGGGCAGGGGCAGGGTCTGGTCACCCCAGCCTTCAGCTGAAGTCCCTCTGCAGGGAGGGCCACTCCGGCCAGCAGCTGCCTCCTCCTTGCCCACCACTGATGGATGGAGCCTCCAGCATGTGCCCCAGCCCTGTCCCGCTGAAGCGTCCCTTCTTTACCCTTTGACTGTTCTGGGTCTGGTTTCATTTCTCCTCCTAGAGGGTCCCCCGGTGGGAAGGAAgaagccccctcctccctcagttcCACTGAGTCGGCGTTTGTTTCCGAGAATTGCTGCTCTCTGGCCAGAGCTGGAGGAGTATCTGTCCCTCCTTCTCAAAATACCAAAGTGACCTCCTGGCCCCTTGGGCCCTGACCCAGCCATACTGGGACCAACAGCATTTTTCCCAGgctggggaggccagggagggactGATGCTGGGACCACAAATCTCAGAAGCTGAGCATCAGTTCTTCCAATGCAGCACATTTTTTTATAGGCAGGAACTAAAGGCCCGGAGAAGGGGAGTGACTTGCTCAGTGGCACACAGCCTTTTGGTGGGAGATAGGCCTAGGCCCTTGGAGGAACAGGGCACAGAGTGCAGGGGCCCTGGGGTCCTAGGCCATGGGGAGATGGCAGGATTGTGGGCAAGGATGGACTTACGTGAATCTCATTCATGCTGGTGACGGAGGAAGAGGGGCGGATGGTGCCCAGGCGGTAGCGAATACCCTCATCCAGGGTCATGCCCCAGAAGGCACTGTGGTTCCCAGCCCTCCAACTGAAAGAGAGGGGATGGAAGTCACAGACCTGCCAAGGTTGGGGGTCCTGGAGGTACACGCATGTGGGTGGAGGAGACACATATTGGCTAAGTGTACAGATGAATAAGATGGGAGTGTGGGTGTGCCTGGCAGGGCATGCATCTCGGGCGGAACGTACGCGTGTGGTACATGCTCGTGCATGCATGCCCACCGGGGGCATCGCCAGGGCCTCTCACCCGTAGTTGCCCTGGTTGATGGCGTTGATCATGTCTTGGTCCACCAGGCATGGCTCCTGGTCACACTCCCACTGCCCTTTCTCCTGGCACGTGCTGGGAcaacaggagagaaggaagaggtgagTGCGGGCTGGCACCCTGTGAAGGGAGGAGGCCTCAGAGGCCAACAGGAGCCCCGGATTCTGCACCAGCGTCCATGGGAAGACCCCTAGCGGATCCCCTGTGGCCTGGTGGCTTTAAATGTCAACTTCACGTTCACGATTCTCAAGTTTGTATCTGCTGCCTGATCTCTCCCCAGACTCCAGATTCAAGAATGTTGCTGCCACTCGTCTTCACCACGGGGGTGTCTACCAACAGGTCAGACTGGACACATCCCAACCCGAATTCCTGACTCCCTCCTCCCATGCCTGATCCTCCCCGAGTCTTCAGAAAATGGCCACTCCATCCTTGCTGGAGCTCAGGCCACAAACCTGGGAGTCACCCTGGACGCTTTCTCCCACGTGCCGATCCAATTCATCGGCAGGTCCTCTTGGCTCTCCCTTAAAaacacacccagaatccaaaccacgTCTCATTCCTTCCTGCAGCCACCGTGGTCCTCTCACCCTTCACCTGGGTTACGCCGCTGCCTCCTCACTGTTCCCCCCGCTTCTGCCCTGTACCCTCTTCCAGTACATTATTAACACCGCTGCCAGAGTGATCCTGTTAAACCCGAGTCAtatcatgtcattcctctgccCAGAACCCTCCACTGGCCGCATGTCGCAGGATAAGAGCCAAGTCCTTTCCGTGCTGCcaaggccctgcatgatctgTCCTCTTGTTCCCTCTCTGACCCTCTCCTTGTCCTGGTTCCTGTGGCCccagccaggctggccccctgactGTTCACACCGGCcgtgctcctgcctcagggcctttgagcGGCTCCTCCTCCATCATCCCCACGGCTCACTCTCACATCTTGCAAGTCCTTATTCCAATGTTACCTTCTCAGGGAGGCCTGCCCTGGCCACCCCATCTTAAAGTTCAACATCTTCCACCCTTTCTAGCCTgcttccctgttttatttttctccttagcatgtCATCGCTATCTGACATAGtatatatttagttatttatagTGCTTATAACTGTTTCCTCATACACTCTGAGGTCCTTGAGGTCCAGTATTGTTTGGTATCTTTAGTGCCTAGAAAACAAAACCTAGGATATAGCAgtcacccaataaatgtttgttgaatgactgaatgaatggaggCAATATACAGAAGTGACTAAAACCACGGGTTCTGAAATGCAAATCCTAGGTTCTGATCTTAGCTGACCGGTCATGTGTCCTCGGgtaagttatttaaactctctctCCCTCGATGTTCTTGGCTGTAAAATGAGGACGATAATAGTACTACCTTCCAGGAATTAAATAGCAGgcttgtaaaatatttagcacagggcctggcccatctTAAGTGCTCAAGAACTGTTATCTACTATTATTGTTCTCATGACAGGAACCCCGACCCCCCCTCTTGAGTTTCACTCATGTCCAACTGGCCTCCTGACACTCTCTGAGTGTGCAAAAGGCATCTGAAACTGAAAATAGCCAAAACTGTCCCCCCCAGGCCagctccccctccaccctccactcaGAAAATGGCACCGCCCAGCTGTTCAAGCCAgagcctcaccccccacccccaatgccATCAGCAGGTCCCGGGACACACATCACAGGAGGCTCTGAATCCATCtttctcccacccctgccctgccacCCCCCTCTCCGCTCCCGCGTCACCTCTCGCCTCACCCAGGCGATGGCTTCCTAACCAGGCTCCCTGCCTCTTCGAGATCCCCACAGCACCCCCACAATCCATTCCCTACCTCCTCTAAAGCCAGAGACATCTCTGAAGAATGCGAGTCAGACTGTGTGCTCACTGAGTGGCTTCCCATGACACTCAGAACAGAATACAAAGTCCTCTGCACAGCTTTTGAGACCCATGGGATGGGCCCTGCGCCTCCTCGGGACCTCTCTCCCCATTTCGCAGCTCCAGCTGAAGTGA
This genomic window contains:
- the TINAGL1 gene encoding tubulointerstitial nephritis antigen-like isoform X2 → MWRCPLGLLLLLLLAGELALGARRGRGRRELAPALHLRGIRDAGGRYCQEQDLCCRGRADECALPYLGVTCYCDLFCNRTVSDCCPDFWDFCLGVPPPFPPVQGCVHRGRVYPVLGTYWDNCNRCTCQEKGQWECDQEPCLVDQDMINAINQGNYGWRAGNHSAFWGMTLDEGIRYRLGTIRPSSSVTSMNEIHTVLGPGEVLPTAFEASEKWPNLIHEPLDQGNCAGSWAFSTAAVASDRVSIHSLGHMTPVLSPQNLLSCDTHNQQGCRGGHLDGAWWFLRRRGVVSNHCYPFSGRERDEAGPAPRCMMHSRAMGRGKRQATAHCPNSRVHTNDIYQVTPAYRLGSSEKEIMKELMENGPVQALMEVHEDFFLYQGGVYSHTPVSHGRPERYRRHGTHSVKITGWGEETLPDGRTLKYWTAANSWGPAWGERGHFRIVRGANECDIESFVLGVWGRVGMEDMGHH
- the TINAGL1 gene encoding tubulointerstitial nephritis antigen-like isoform X1, translated to MALHTQHSAWPGSQTQSQVGIPPKGTAALGDLGGQSGAPSPSRKSQLRSYATAGANAPEPGPPAARPGRCGGRDGTKGGPAPRSSLDFECPAGGGAGARRRRRAGQPGPSPLPSPGCVHRGRVYPVLGTYWDNCNRCTCQEKGQWECDQEPCLVDQDMINAINQGNYGWRAGNHSAFWGMTLDEGIRYRLGTIRPSSSVTSMNEIHTVLGPGEVLPTAFEASEKWPNLIHEPLDQGNCAGSWAFSTAAVASDRVSIHSLGHMTPVLSPQNLLSCDTHNQQGCRGGHLDGAWWFLRRRGVVSNHCYPFSGRERDEAGPAPRCMMHSRAMGRGKRQATAHCPNSRVHTNDIYQVTPAYRLGSSEKEIMKELMENGPVQALMEVHEDFFLYQGGVYSHTPVSHGRPERYRRHGTHSVKITGWGEETLPDGRTLKYWTAANSWGPAWGERGHFRIVRGANECDIESFVLGVWGRVGMEDMGHH